A genomic window from Brassica oleracea var. oleracea cultivar TO1000 chromosome C8, BOL, whole genome shotgun sequence includes:
- the LOC106310088 gene encoding uncharacterized protein LOC106310088: protein MNFLSDQVKKFSDSKPEEPENTKPVEGTETANRPASPSELMTSAKVVAEAAQAAARNESDKLDKAKVAGASADILDAAEEYGKFDEKSSAGQYFDKAEKYLKDFESSGAAVTPPTDIDAPPPTNQAVR, encoded by the coding sequence ATGAACTTCCTCTCCGATCAGGTAAAGAAGTTTTCAGACTCCAAACCAGAGGAGCCAGAGAACACCAAGCCCGTAGAAGGAACCGAAACAGCCAACAGACCAGCTTCACCCTCCGAGCTCATGACCAGTGCCAAGGTTGTAGCCGAAGCTGCTCAGGCCGCGGCTCGTAACGAGTCAGACAAACTCGACAAGGCTAAAGTCGCCGGAGCCAGCGCTGATATCTTAGATGCCGCGGAGGAATACGGAAAGTTCGATGAAAAGAGCAGCGCTGGTCAGTACTTCGACAAGGCCGAGAAGTATCTAAAAGATTTCGAGTCCTCCGGCGCCGCCGTTACTCCTCCCACGGATATCGATGCTCCTCCTCCGACAAATCAGGCTGTACGCTGA